GTACTGCCTCGCGCAGCATTGATACTTGTAAAACCAGGCAGTAAATTAAACGCAAGCACATAAAACAGGGCTCCTGCGAGTCCCCCCATTAAATAGAGGCCGATAGTGCGCTTATTGCCCAAATATTCTTCAAATATCTGCCCCATCCAATACAGCCAAAGCATATTAAATAAAATATGCAGCACTCCGGCGTGCATAAACATGTAGGTTAAAGGCGTCCAGAAGTGTTTAAGTAATGTTGGCAAATGGGCCGACATTCTCAGGTATTCATCTGTAAATTGAAGGATCTTGCCATCGCCAAAATGAGTTAGAACCTGCTCAATAACTGCCGAGATGTTGATAGCCAAAAAAACAATAACATTAATGCTGATTAGCAACCTGATGTTATTACCTGAGCGTAATATTTTGTGCTGGATATTTTGCCAAAGAGTGCTCATAATAAAGTTATATTACATGATAACTAATGTAATTAATAAAAATTGTTTGGCCTTTGCAAACGCCATATTTTAATCATTAAAAAGCCCACAAGCGCCCCGCCAAGGTGGGCATAGTGCGCTACCGAATCGCCTTCCATTGGGTTTAAACCCATATACAATTCAAACACTATATACGCCGGGATAATGTATTTGGCTTTAACCGGTACAGGAATAAATAATACCATCATCTCGAGGTTAGGGTACAGCATTCCAAAGCCTACCAGTAAACCAAAAATGGCCCCCGACGCACCTACTATAGGTACATTGTATATGGAATACAACTTTACTCCCAACATACCGTAAGGCGCAAAAGCCGAAAAATCCTGCGGATCGGCGCTTACATTGCTCAATGTAAAACCGCCGGTAATGGCATGCACCTCGTAGGCCTGTACCAGCATCTGGCAAAGCATAGCGCCTATACCGCAGATAAAGTAAAAGTTAAAAAACTTTTTTGATCCCAGGGTTTGCTCCAATATCGGCCCGAACGAAAAAAGGGCGAACATGTTAAAAATAATATGGGCAGGCTGATGATAATCGGCATGCAAAAACATGTAGCTGATAAACGACCAGAGGTGGAAGTTTGGAGCATTAAAGTAATAGCCGCCAAGCCATTTATACAGGTTAATATTAACCAGCTCCATGGTATTTACCCCAATAAATAGGATAATATTAATAATCAGCAGGTTTTTAACAACGGGCGTGATATTGGCAAAAGGCGATTGATTGTATCCGTTCATATATAAATTTAGCCACAGGGCTATTTTTCAAAGCGTTCCATTAATTCATTCATGGTGAAGGTACTGATTACAGGCTTACCATTCAGCGCCTGGTTGGGTGATTGGCAGGCAAAAAGCTGATCAATCAACTGGTTCATTTCTTCCAGCGATAATTTGGTACCCGTTTTAATGGCTCCGTTGCGGGCCAGCGAGCGGGCAAGGTTATCACGTTTATCTAATTTAAGGATGGCCATATTGTTTTTAAAACCTTCCAATAAATGTTCTAAAAGTTCATGTTCACCTACGTTATTCAGTTCGGCGGGGATTCCTTCAACAACAACTGTATTTTTACCAAACTCGCGGATATCAAAACCCAACGCGCGGATATCCGGCAATAACTCTCTCAATAACTCAAAATCGCTGCCGTTTAGTGTTACCGACTGCGGGAATAAACTTTGCTGGCTTACCCCCGAATGGTTTTGCAATTGTTGCAAAAACCGTTCGTACAAAATGCGTTCGTGTGCCGTCTGCTGGTTAATCAACATAAAGCCCGATTTAATTTGCGACAGGATAAACCGGTTATGGATCTGGAACAACTGCGCCTCGCTTGGTTTACTTACCTCCTGCTCCTCAACCGCAATGGTTTTTTCTTCATGAATTTCATGCTGAAAAAGTGTTTCTTTTTTGCTGATCTCGTACAGTGTATCCCAGTTTTGCGGGATTGATTCCTTACGATACCCTCCTCCGGATGATTCCCTTAAAAAAGGATGTTCCTGCCGGGGCTTGTCTTCGGTGGTGGCAAAAGGGTTAAAGTTGGGGTTGAATGATATGGTAGGCGCAATGATCTCCTCAAATGGTTTTGGTGTAATGAGGTGTTCGATGCTGTTTTCCTGGTCGAAATCTAAAGTAGGCGTTATGTTGTACTTACCTAACGCACGTTTTACTGCAGAGCGGATGATGGCATAAATGGCCTTTTCGTCCTGGTACTTGATCTCGGTTTTGGTGGGGTGTACGTTGATATCAATTTTTGATGGATCGATATCAATGAAGAGCACATAAAACGGGAAGCAATCATCAGGTAACAACTCCTCAAATGCCGTGGTTACCGCATGGTTAAGGTAACTATCCCTGATAAAGCGGTTATTTACAAAAAAGAACTGCTCGCCGCGGGTTTTACGGGCAAACTCGGGCTTACCTACAAAGCCGCGTAGTTTTATAATAGTTGTATCTTCTTCAACCGGAACCAAACGCTGGTTATAATTAGCGCCAAACAGATGTACAATACGCTGTTTAAGCGCTGTTGCAGGCAGGTGATATACCTCCTGGCTATCATGATGCAGCGTGAAAAAGATCTGCGGATGTGCCAAAGCCACTCGCTGAAACTCGTCAATAATATGACGCATCTCTACCGGGTTGCTTTTTAAAAAGTTACGGCGGGCGGGGGTATTATAAAACAGGTTTTTTACAGCGATTGATGTGCCGGTTGGGGCCGAGCACGGCTCCTGGCTGATCACTTCCGAACCTTCGATAGTGATGCAGGTACCCAGTTCATCTTCATGGCGGCGGGTTTTCAGCTCAACCTGGGCAATAGCCGCTATAGAAGCCATAGCCTCGCCCCTGAAACCCATGGTGCGGATGGCAAACAGATCATCA
The sequence above is a segment of the Mucilaginibacter celer genome. Coding sequences within it:
- a CDS encoding rhomboid family protein — protein: MSTLWQNIQHKILRSGNNIRLLISINVIVFLAINISAVIEQVLTHFGDGKILQFTDEYLRMSAHLPTLLKHFWTPLTYMFMHAGVLHILFNMLWLYWMGQIFEEYLGNKRTIGLYLMGGLAGALFYVLAFNLLPGFTSINAARGSTIVGASASVMAIVVATATLLPDYTISLILFGPVKLKWLVFVILVLDFLGIASGNAGGEIAHLGGALMGFIYIKQLQKGNDWVGSIAKLFKPKPKLKVVSNNVGKNPADYPRQDEIDRILDKISQSGYNSLSKQERETLKRASKQD
- a CDS encoding rhomboid family intramembrane serine protease; amino-acid sequence: MNGYNQSPFANITPVVKNLLIINIILFIGVNTMELVNINLYKWLGGYYFNAPNFHLWSFISYMFLHADYHQPAHIIFNMFALFSFGPILEQTLGSKKFFNFYFICGIGAMLCQMLVQAYEVHAITGGFTLSNVSADPQDFSAFAPYGMLGVKLYSIYNVPIVGASGAIFGLLVGFGMLYPNLEMMVLFIPVPVKAKYIIPAYIVFELYMGLNPMEGDSVAHYAHLGGALVGFLMIKIWRLQRPNNFY
- the mutL gene encoding DNA mismatch repair endonuclease MutL — its product is MSDIIQLLPDAVANQIAAGEVVQRPASAVKELVENAIDAGADKIQLIVKDAGKALIQVIDNGCGMSLTDARMCFERHATSKIRKADDLFAIRTMGFRGEAMASIAAIAQVELKTRRHEDELGTCITIEGSEVISQEPCSAPTGTSIAVKNLFYNTPARRNFLKSNPVEMRHIIDEFQRVALAHPQIFFTLHHDSQEVYHLPATALKQRIVHLFGANYNQRLVPVEEDTTIIKLRGFVGKPEFARKTRGEQFFFVNNRFIRDSYLNHAVTTAFEELLPDDCFPFYVLFIDIDPSKIDINVHPTKTEIKYQDEKAIYAIIRSAVKRALGKYNITPTLDFDQENSIEHLITPKPFEEIIAPTISFNPNFNPFATTEDKPRQEHPFLRESSGGGYRKESIPQNWDTLYEISKKETLFQHEIHEEKTIAVEEQEVSKPSEAQLFQIHNRFILSQIKSGFMLINQQTAHERILYERFLQQLQNHSGVSQQSLFPQSVTLNGSDFELLRELLPDIRALGFDIREFGKNTVVVEGIPAELNNVGEHELLEHLLEGFKNNMAILKLDKRDNLARSLARNGAIKTGTKLSLEEMNQLIDQLFACQSPNQALNGKPVISTFTMNELMERFEK